The DNA window CGGCCGCCGCAGCCGCAGCGCTACGAAGCGTTGAAGGACGAGCTGCTCGCTCTCTACCGCGAGATGCTGCTGATCCGCCGCTTCGAGGAGCGGGCGGGGCAGCTCTACGGCCTCGGCCTCATCGGCGGCTTCTGCCACCTCTACATCGGCCAGGAAGCGGTCGCGGTCGGGCTGCAGAGCGCGATGACGGTGGGCAAGGACAGCGTCATCACCGGCTATCGCGACCACGGGCACATGCTGGCGTACGGCATCGACCCCAAGGTCATCATGGCCGAGCTGACCGGCCGCGAAGCCGGCATTTCCAAGGGCAAGGGTGGCTCGATGCATATGTTCAGCGTCGAGCATGGCTTTTACGGCGGCCACGGCATCGTCGGCGCGCAGGTGCCGCTGGGCACCGGCCTCGCCTTCAAGCACAAATATAGCGAGGATGGCGGCGTGTGCCTCGCTTATATGGGCGACGGCGCGGTCAACCAGGGCCAGGTCTACGAGGCCTTCAACATGGCCAAGCTGTGGGACCTGCCGGTCATCTTCGCGATCGAGAACAACCAATATGCGATGGGCACGAGCATCAAGCGCTCGTCCGCCGAGCCGGAGCTGTTCCGCCGCGGCCAGGCGCACCGCATCCCCGGCCTACAGGTCGACGGCATGGACGTGCTCGCGGTGCGCGGCGCGGCGGAAGTGGCGCTCGAATGGACGCGGAGCGGCAAGGGCCCGATCATCATCGAGTTCCTGACCTATCGCTATCGCGGCCATTCGATGTCCGACCCGGCCAAATACCGGACGCGCGAGGAAGTGCAGGACATGCGCGAGCACCGCGACCCGATCACTCATGCCGAGCGCGAGCTCATCGCCCTCGGTGTCAAGGAAGAAGAGCTCAAGGCAATCGACAAGGAAATCAAGGACGTGGTCGTGGGTGCTGCGAAGTTCGCTGAAGAAGCGCCGGAGCCGGGGCCCAGCGAACTTCATACCGACGTGCTGGTGGAGAGCTATTGATGGCGACCGAGCTGAAGATGCCGGCGCTGTCGCCGACCATGGAGGAAGGCACGCTCGCCAAGTGGCTCGTCAAAGAGGGCGACGAGGTGAAGTCGGGTGACATCCTGGCGGAGATCGAAACCGACAAGGCGACCATGGAATTCGAGGCCGTCGACGAGGGCACGATCTCGAAGATCCTGGTTCCGGAAGGCACGGACGGGGTGAAGGTCGGCCAGGCGATCGCGCTGATCGCGGGCGACGGCGAAGCGGGTGGCGATGCTGCCCCTGCTCCTGCGGCGCAGGAAGCCGCGGCGCCGACGCCGTCCGACCAGAAAACCGAAGCGAGCCCGATCGAAAGCGCCGGCGAGCAGAAGAAGCCGGACACGGGCACGACGCAGTTGACCTCGAACCCCGCCAGCGACCCGGAAGTGCCCGAAGGCACCGCGGTGGTCAGCACCACGGTGCGCGAGGCGCTTCGCGACGCCATGGCCGAAGAGATGCGCGCCGATAGCCGTGTCTTCGTGATGGGCGAGGAAGTCGCCGAGTACCAGGGCGCCTATAAGGTCACGCAGGGGCTGCTCGACGAGTTCGGGCCCAAGCGCGTCGTCGACACGCCGATCACCGAATATGGCTTTGCCGGCATCGGCGCGGGCGCGGCGATGGGCGGGCTCCGGCCGATCGTCGAGTTCATGACCTTCAACTTCGCAATGCAGGCGATCGACCACATCATCAATTCGGCGGCCAAGACCAATTATATGTCGGGCGGCCAGATGCGCTGCCCGATCGTCTTCCGCGGGCCCAATGGCGCGGCGTCGCGGGTGGCCGCGCAGCATAGCCAGAATTACGGACCCTGGTATGCAAGCGTGCCCGGCCTGGTGGTGATCGCGCCCTATAGCGCGGCCGACGCCAAGGGGTTGATGAAGGCGGCGATCCGCAGCGAGGACCCCGTCGTCTTCCTCGAGAATGAGTTGCTCTACGGCCAGCATTTCGACGTGCCGCAGATGGACGATTATGTCCTTCCGATCGGCAAGGCGCGGGTCGTTCGCGCGGGCAAGGACGTGACGATCGTCAGCTACTCGATTGGCGTCGGCGTGGCGCTGGAAGCAGCGCAGGAATTGGCCGGCCAGGGGATCGAGGCGGAGGTGATCGACCTTCGCACGCTTCGCCCGCTCGACAAGGCGACGGTGCTGGAAAGCCTCAAGAAGACAAACCGCATGGTGGTGGTCGAGGAAGGCTGGCCGACCTGCTCGATCGCCAGCGAGATCATCGCGATCGCGATGACCGAAGGCTTCGACGATCTCGACGCGCCGGTGCTTCGCGTGACGGACGCCGACGTGCCGCTGCCTTATGCCGCGAACCTCGAGAAGATGGCGCTGATCAAGGCGGCGGACGTGGTCGAGGCCGTCAAGCAGGTCACCTATCGCTGAGCGTCGCCTAGACGCCGACCGCCAGATCGCGCTTGATGCGCTGCCTGCCGCCATTGGCCCGGCGATCGGCGCATTGTGGGATCTCGATCTCGCCTTTGCCGACGTCATCTCCAGCAGCAGCGACCCGCGGCTGGGCGCCATAAGACTAGCCTGGTGGCGCGAGCAGCTTCAGCAGCTCGACGATCCCGAAGCCCCGCCGCCGGCCGAGCCGCGGCTGCAGGCCGCTGCGCGCGAGTTGGTGAGCCGCGGCATCAGCGGGCAGTCCCTGTCGTTCCTCGAAGATGCGTGGGAGCCGCTGCTCGAGCCATTTCCCTGGGACAGCCTGAGGGCAGGGGCTTTCCGGTTACGCGGGCGGCTGCTGTTCGGCTTTGCGGCGCGCCTGATGGGGGCCGACGAGAAAGACGCAGACCATGCCGGCGCGCTCTGGTCACTGCACGACGGCGCCACGCACTGCAGCGATAGCCCGTCGCGCGCCATGCTGGAGGCGGCGGCGCGCGAGCAGCTGCCTTATCTGCCGAACAAGGTGGAGCGCAGGTTCCGCCCGATCAGCGTGCTTGCGGCGCTCGCCGCCCATGACCTTCTAAAGGGCCCGCGCGGGCGGGGCAAAGCGGCGCTTGCGCATCGGCTGTTCGGCACCTTTCCGCGCTAGTTGACAGGAACAGCTCCGAAACGGATGGATGCGGCCGTGCCGAATCTCCTTGAGTTGAAGGAGATTCCCAATGTTTCGCTTCCTCGCAGGCGCCGCGTCCTGCTTCCTGCTGCTGACCGGCGCCTTCCTGTTCTGGCAGTCACGTGCCGAAAAAGCGCCCGGCCTGCCGCCGGCGCCGGCGCCGCGCGCCTACACGGCGTCGCTCGTCAGCGGCCAGGAAGTGCTCGAAGCGCCGGAGGCGACGCCCAAGAGCCGCGAGCAGAAGCGTTTCAGCCGCGCCGACAAGAACAAGAACGGGCGGATCGAAGCCGAAGAGCTGCTCGCCGCGCGGCGCAAGGCGTTCGCCAAGCTGGACGTGAACGGCAACGGCACCTTGTCGTTCGACGAATGGGCGGTGAAGACGATCACCAAGTTCAAGGGCGCCGATCGCGACCGCAGCGGCTGGCTGACGCCTGCGGAATATGCGACGACCGCGCCCAAACCCACCAAGCGGAAGAGCTGCAGCTGCGCGCCGACCTTCGCCTCGCGATCGGCTCCGGCTGCCGAGACCAGCGACGATTGAGACCCGCCTCTCTTGCCTAACATAAATTAGGATGTACGAGCGAGGCTGTGCTTAAGTCTTTGACATATACCAGCCTTGCCCGGCTCGACCTCGATACCGCCGACATTGAGGCGATCCACCGTACCGCCCGCGACCTCAATGCCCTGGACGCCATCACCGGGCTGCTGATCTTCAACGGAACGCACTTCCTGCAGATCGTCGAGGGCACGGCGCCGCGCCTCGACAGCCTGCTTGCGCGGTTCCGCGCCGACCCGCGCCACAGCGGCCTGGAGATCAGGGAAGAGCGGCGGATCGACCAGCGCAGCTTCCCCGGCTGGTCGATGGAGCTGGTACGTGTGAGCGCGAGCTATTTCGAAGCGCGCGAGACGGTGGCGGAGCGGATCCCGGTGGCGACGTCGAGCGACGTGCGCGACCGGATCATCAGGATGACGGAGGCGATCTCCGGAACCGTGGCGCTTTAAGCGGCGGCGACGAGCATCGACTAAGCGTAGACGGTCCCCGCGGGATCATCGATCCGTTCACCGGGGACGACATAGTCGGCGATGAGGTGGACGCGCCCTTGCTCGCTCAAGTTGCGAACTTCGTGCGGCTGCCGGTTGTTGATTTCCCAGATTTCCCCCGCCGCGAAGTGATGCTTGCGATCGCCGACATAGAATTCGACGAGGGGGTTGGTGGTGACCGCCAGATGGTGCCGGTGGGAGCGCGCCAGCGACTCTCCGCCGTCGCGGTGGCGCGGAATGGCGCCGCCGGGAACGAGGCGGGTGAGAATGATCCGGACGAAATAGCCCGGCTTGTCGCTGACCGGCGGATAGTCGCCGCGGATGAGATCGAGGGCAGGGCGGAGCGCCGGCTCAAGCGCGGCAAGGCGCGGCCACTCCGTGGGATCCGTGTGGCGGGAGTCCTCGTCGAAGAGGAGCGGGATCGTCTCGGTGGCGGAATGAACCTTAAACTGCTGCTGCCGCTTCTGGTACTCGCCCCAGGCGTCCTCGCCGAGCGCGTCGATGGCATCGGCGAGCGGCTTGGGGTCAACGGCGCCTAGCCGGCGGCACAGGCCATCGAAGTGCATAAAGTCGACTCTTTGCTGATGGGCGGCAAGCGCCTCAAAAGGATGCGCTTTCGCACGGCATCTTACCGGGCGCGCAAGCGCTGCGCAACGCGCCGGTCAGAGCGCCGGTCCGAATGGACGGTGGTTCAAGCGGATGCTAGCCGCGCCGCCATGATCGTCACCGACCGAATGGTGTTCCTGCACCTGCAAAAGAGCGGCGGGACCTTCCTCAACAAGATGCTCGAACATTGCGTTCCGGCCGCTCGGCGGATCGGATATCACCTCCCGTATCGCGAGGTTCCTGACGAGGGGCGGCACTTGCCGGTGGTCGGGACAGTCCGCAGCCCGTGGGCCTTTTACGTCTCCTGGTTTCATTTCCAGCTTGGCTTGCCAAAGCCCAATCCGCTGTTCGTGATCGTGTCCGACGCAGGCGTGCTGAATTTCGATGCGACAATTCGAAACCTCGTCGCCCTGGGATCCGACGAGCAGCGGCTGGCGCGGCTCGAGGCTGCGCTTCCGGAGCAATATCAACGCGGCGGCATCAATCTGATCAAGGCCGACATAGCCGACCTGCGGCGCTGGGACGGTGGCTTCTACAGCTTCCTTTATGACCGGCTCTATTCCGGAGCAGCCGACCCGGTGATCGTCCTCACCGAGCAGTTACGAAGCGACATCAAGCCAGTGCTCGAGCGGCTTGGCCATTTGCCCGACGCCTGCATCAGCAGCTTCCTTGCCGACGCGCCGCCCTTCAACGTTTCGAAGCACGGTGCCCCGGCCGCTTATTACGACCAGGCCCTTGCGGAGCTAGTTGGACAGCGCGACCGGATCGTTGTCGAGCGGCACGGCTACACCTTCGGTGCCGATCTCTCCTGAGCCCAGCCAACGGGCCAGCGCCGCCCGGGCGCGGTCCGTGTAGGCTTTCTTGCGGTCGGCCTTGCGGAAGCGCTGGGGTAGCGGCGGCATCAGGCCGAAGTTGACGTTCATCGGCTGGAAGGTCTCGACGTCGGCGCCACCGGTGATGTGGCCAAGGAGAGCGCCCAAGGCGGTTTCGACCGGCGGCGGCGCTAGCGTTTGGCCAGCCAGTTCCGCCGCGGCGAAGCGGGCGGCAAGGATGCCGATGGCGGCGCTTTCGACATAGCCTTCGCAGCCGGTAATCTGGCCAGCGAAGCGGATCCAAGGTTTCGACTTCAGGCGAAGTTCGCCGTCCAGCAGCTTGGGCGAGTTGATGAAGCTGTTGCGGTGAATGCCGCCGAGGCGCGCGAACTCGGCATTTTCAAGACCCGGAATGGTGCGGAAGATGCGCACCTGCTCGCCATGCTTCAGCTTGGTCTGGAAGCCGACCATGTTCCACAAGGTGCCGAGCGCATTGTCTTGGCGCAGCTGGACGCAGGCATAGGGCCAGCGTCCGGTTTTCGGATTGTCGAGGCCGACGCCCTTCATCGGCCCGTAGCGCAAGGTTTCGCGTCCGCGCTCGGCCATGACTTCGATCGGCATGCAGCCTTCGAAGTAGGGCGTGTCCTTCTCCCAATCCTTGAACTCGGTTTTCTCGCCGGCATTCAGCGCGGCGACGAAATCCTCATATTGCGCCTTGTCGAGCGGGCAGTTGATGTAGTCCTTCCCGCCCTTGTCCCAGCGCGCCGCCATCCAGGCGACGTCCATGTCGATGCTGTCGCGGTGGACGATCGGCGCAATGGCGTCGAAGAAGGCGAGGGCGTCCTGGCCGGTTTCCGCGGCGATACTCTCGGCGAGCCTGGAGCCGGTGAGCGGGCCGGTGGCGATGATCGTCGGGTGATCGGGCAAGGCGTCGATCCGTTCGCGGACGACGGTGATATTGGGGTGCCGCTCGATGGTGCGGGTGACTTCGGAAGCGAAGGCCTCGCGGTCGACCGCGAGCGCTGAGCCGGCAGGCACCCGATGCTTGTCGCCGGCGCTCATGATCAGGGAGCCGAGCGCGCGCATTTCCTGATGGAGCAAGCCGACCGCGTT is part of the Sphingomicrobium sp. genome and encodes:
- a CDS encoding aspartyl/asparaginyl beta-hydroxylase domain-containing protein, with translation MHFDGLCRRLGAVDPKPLADAIDALGEDAWGEYQKRQQQFKVHSATETIPLLFDEDSRHTDPTEWPRLAALEPALRPALDLIRGDYPPVSDKPGYFVRIILTRLVPGGAIPRHRDGGESLARSHRHHLAVTTNPLVEFYVGDRKHHFAAGEIWEINNRQPHEVRNLSEQGRVHLIADYVVPGERIDDPAGTVYA
- the trmFO gene encoding methylenetetrahydrofolate--tRNA-(uracil(54)-C(5))-methyltransferase (FADH(2)-oxidizing) TrmFO; translated protein: MSFDIHIIGGGLAGSEAAWQLAEAGYRVRLSEMRGGGDMTPAHESDRLAEMVCSNSFRSDDPENNAVGLLHQEMRALGSLIMSAGDKHRVPAGSALAVDREAFASEVTRTIERHPNITVVRERIDALPDHPTIIATGPLTGSRLAESIAAETGQDALAFFDAIAPIVHRDSIDMDVAWMAARWDKGGKDYINCPLDKAQYEDFVAALNAGEKTEFKDWEKDTPYFEGCMPIEVMAERGRETLRYGPMKGVGLDNPKTGRWPYACVQLRQDNALGTLWNMVGFQTKLKHGEQVRIFRTIPGLENAEFARLGGIHRNSFINSPKLLDGELRLKSKPWIRFAGQITGCEGYVESAAIGILAARFAAAELAGQTLAPPPVETALGALLGHITGGADVETFQPMNVNFGLMPPLPQRFRKADRKKAYTDRARAALARWLGSGEIGTEGVAVPLDNDPVALSN
- a CDS encoding BLUF domain-containing protein, which codes for MLKSLTYTSLARLDLDTADIEAIHRTARDLNALDAITGLLIFNGTHFLQIVEGTAPRLDSLLARFRADPRHSGLEIREERRIDQRSFPGWSMELVRVSASYFEARETVAERIPVATSSDVRDRIIRMTEAISGTVAL
- the pdhA gene encoding pyruvate dehydrogenase (acetyl-transferring) E1 component subunit alpha; translation: MREIAVARSAKKSAVPQASETRNEERPPQPQRYEALKDELLALYREMLLIRRFEERAGQLYGLGLIGGFCHLYIGQEAVAVGLQSAMTVGKDSVITGYRDHGHMLAYGIDPKVIMAELTGREAGISKGKGGSMHMFSVEHGFYGGHGIVGAQVPLGTGLAFKHKYSEDGGVCLAYMGDGAVNQGQVYEAFNMAKLWDLPVIFAIENNQYAMGTSIKRSSAEPELFRRGQAHRIPGLQVDGMDVLAVRGAAEVALEWTRSGKGPIIIEFLTYRYRGHSMSDPAKYRTREEVQDMREHRDPITHAERELIALGVKEEELKAIDKEIKDVVVGAAKFAEEAPEPGPSELHTDVLVESY
- a CDS encoding EF-hand domain-containing protein, whose product is MFRFLAGAASCFLLLTGAFLFWQSRAEKAPGLPPAPAPRAYTASLVSGQEVLEAPEATPKSREQKRFSRADKNKNGRIEAEELLAARRKAFAKLDVNGNGTLSFDEWAVKTITKFKGADRDRSGWLTPAEYATTAPKPTKRKSCSCAPTFASRSAPAAETSDD
- a CDS encoding pyruvate dehydrogenase complex E1 component subunit beta, which gives rise to MATELKMPALSPTMEEGTLAKWLVKEGDEVKSGDILAEIETDKATMEFEAVDEGTISKILVPEGTDGVKVGQAIALIAGDGEAGGDAAPAPAAQEAAAPTPSDQKTEASPIESAGEQKKPDTGTTQLTSNPASDPEVPEGTAVVSTTVREALRDAMAEEMRADSRVFVMGEEVAEYQGAYKVTQGLLDEFGPKRVVDTPITEYGFAGIGAGAAMGGLRPIVEFMTFNFAMQAIDHIINSAAKTNYMSGGQMRCPIVFRGPNGAASRVAAQHSQNYGPWYASVPGLVVIAPYSAADAKGLMKAAIRSEDPVVFLENELLYGQHFDVPQMDDYVLPIGKARVVRAGKDVTIVSYSIGVGVALEAAQELAGQGIEAEVIDLRTLRPLDKATVLESLKKTNRMVVVEEGWPTCSIASEIIAIAMTEGFDDLDAPVLRVTDADVPLPYAANLEKMALIKAADVVEAVKQVTYR